A section of the Methanoculleus horonobensis genome encodes:
- a CDS encoding glycosyltransferase, with translation MSAIHTIDDYERYIGKEAVNRIKAKARPLRDMHVMHMNSTYYGGGVSQILASLTLLMNSLGIQTGWRVIHGPPDFFSVTKKFHNALQGGEINMTGRKKEIYESVVHENAIRNHLDHDVVIIHDPQPLPLITHYRKKSPWIWRCHLDLTAPNRKVWNYLVPFIEKYDAVILSCGEYRRDLGRPQVFFTPGIDPFSIVNKDLSESAIDERLEHYGIPTDLPLVVQISRFDRWKDPEGVIRAFQKARKEEECTLVLVGNVATDDPEGAEVYRSLLAHRNERIIVKSVQDGALVNALQRRAAVVLQKSIREGFGLTVSEAMWKGAAVIGGNVGGIRQQIEDGKSGFLVSAVDEAADRIVRLLRDPDLRDRMGNAARERVREHFLFTRTVEQYLDLIGSFEPEFRLREDVGLSCG, from the coding sequence ATGAGCGCAATTCACACCATCGACGACTATGAGCGGTATATCGGCAAAGAGGCCGTGAATCGTATCAAGGCGAAGGCACGGCCGCTCCGTGACATGCACGTCATGCACATGAACTCCACCTACTACGGCGGAGGGGTCTCGCAGATCCTCGCGTCCCTGACCCTCCTGATGAACAGTCTCGGGATACAGACCGGGTGGCGCGTCATCCACGGCCCCCCGGACTTCTTCAGCGTGACGAAGAAGTTCCATAACGCGCTGCAGGGTGGCGAGATCAACATGACCGGCCGCAAGAAGGAGATCTACGAGAGCGTCGTTCACGAGAACGCCATACGAAACCACCTCGATCACGACGTGGTCATCATCCACGACCCGCAGCCGCTCCCGCTGATCACCCATTACCGGAAGAAGAGCCCCTGGATATGGCGCTGCCACCTCGACCTCACCGCACCGAACCGGAAGGTCTGGAACTACCTCGTCCCGTTCATCGAGAAATACGACGCCGTCATCCTCTCCTGCGGGGAGTACCGGCGGGATCTCGGAAGACCGCAGGTCTTCTTCACGCCCGGGATCGATCCCTTCTCCATCGTGAACAAGGACCTCTCCGAGAGCGCCATCGACGAACGCCTCGAGCATTACGGCATCCCGACCGATCTCCCCCTCGTCGTGCAGATCTCCCGGTTCGACCGCTGGAAGGATCCCGAAGGGGTCATCCGGGCGTTCCAGAAGGCCCGGAAGGAGGAGGAGTGCACCCTGGTTCTCGTCGGGAACGTCGCGACCGACGACCCGGAGGGCGCGGAGGTCTACCGGTCGCTCCTCGCCCACAGAAACGAGCGGATCATCGTCAAGAGCGTCCAGGACGGAGCGCTCGTGAACGCGCTTCAGCGCCGGGCCGCGGTCGTTCTCCAGAAGTCCATCCGGGAGGGGTTCGGGCTGACGGTATCGGAGGCGATGTGGAAGGGCGCGGCGGTGATCGGCGGGAACGTCGGCGGCATCCGCCAGCAGATAGAAGACGGGAAGAGCGGGTTCCTGGTCTCGGCCGTCGACGAGGCGGCGGATCGGATCGTCCGGCTGCTCCGCGACCCCGATCTCCGCGACCGTATGGGCAACGCAGCGCGTGAGCGGGTGCGGGAGCACTTCCTCTTCACCCGCACGGTCGAGCAGTACCTCGACCTGATCGGCTCGTTCGAGCCGGAGTTCCGGCTGAGAGAGGACGTGGGGTTGTCGTGCGGGTGA